AACTACCCAGttagcattttgtaatgataatattataatagtgttataataacgttatattaatattattcgttattataatgttataataatattactaaacaaaaaattgctgtTTGGGTATATTAGTGAAGACTAGGTTATCCCCCCGTGTACGCTAGGTACTGGGATAAGGTAACCTTTAGATATATAaggttatttttgttttgtaatatacAATGTACCATAAGCTTATGGTacataagttaaatttattttattttttttttatatttatattttagttattaatgatattatgtatgaatataattatttttaattattttaatcatttaatgtGTGAACTTTCATCTACAGTATAAGCTTAACAGCTAACTGCATTTATCTATTTCAAGGGAatctataaatgttaaaatataagatgtttaatatattttactcataactattataagaaatttaaacaaataaactgattaaatgttatattaaacaatagcaCCATATGCACCAATACTTTTTTATGCATTTACACGCCATGTTGTCATTTGTTATCCACTTAGATTTTGTGcgaattcaattaatttttatttatcattatttaccgtaaacaattttttgtttgaagATATATTCAAAAAAACATAAGTAGGTATCTAAAAGATTTACAGATCTACTATTGCCAAGTCTAGAGATGAGAagtcattgttattataaaggGTGTGGCAAGACTAtcaacaacaattaaaatataaagaaatttaGGAATCTCAGCAAATGCTGTTTGGCATCCAACCTAAATCATGAAAATCTGTTGGTGGCTTttctacacaaaaaaaaaaaaaacaaaaaatacaaattggtAAGACatctaaaaacatattatatcactTCACATTGAAATCGCAAAAGAAAATAGAAATCGTTACGGATATCAATCCAAAAAAGTCACCGGGTTATGACCAAATATCTCCCAAAATAGAACAACCACAAAAACTATGATTCATATAACATTTCGTGTCTACAAAAATGTCATACTGTGTACAGCAGGTGTTCCAAAACTTTTTTGTTGCTCACAGCTCCCTATTTGATCCTAGGTTTATAAAAACCAGCAAAAATCGTAATGGgtcatatgaaaatatttatttaatttaaactataagtCCAAGCTAAGCAACCAACTGTCCACACTATAAAGAGGAGAACATATTTTACTGtgcaatatcatttttattttttagatatcagaactaaaaaaaaagttattcaagtttgaaaaactcaaaaataataaatttttaaataaaaggaaCTTTTCTCGTATTTgtgatattgaaaaattaaaaagaacgCTGAGCAGTTAATGTTCTCCTCTTTCTAGTGTGAACATTTGGTTGCACCCCCTATGTGCGCCTATATCCCTAAGAAATGGAAACGAGCTCAAGTAACTATGCTGTTTAATCCAAGAATACCTTCCAAACAAGTATAATAACTACATACCACTATATTGTAAGAAAAACGTGTTCGCggagtcaataatattatataaaaaacattttttaaatttttatctaaatattttgactgtagtgtttgaaataaaaatgtcagcGTGGAAAACAAAAGACTCAGCAATTGTATTTATaagcaaaataaaatcaaaactagCTTTGTGAAAGTATGAAACGTATTTGTTTCATACTCTGCTATTTTTGTGACTTAGCGATACAATTATGCGAATGCTACAAGTCCTCTGCCtactcataagttataatagtataacgcGCAATACAGGAATGCACTtacaagttaaatttaattattcttaatttttaaattagaatttatataatattagaaaattaaaaatttcaagttaaaaggtttttaaattttaagagtGCATTGGTAAAGTCTAAAGACTAAATACGTAAAGTGAAACACAATTTAAGATTTCTAgagtaaataactaaataataaaaacaatcctGAACTtacaattgtatacaaaataaatataaaatacatctaagaatcaaaatcaaaaaaggtgggcaagtggatgtcgctctgctgtactgtaggttacaagtgggtcactgtataatggatggtattaaatttgaattcaatgatatatcattgtataagaaaaacgattctgagtggagacgatatgtcagtctaggtataagacatattatacacttatctatggtattaaaaaaaaaattgacctataataaattccaaattaatcatatcacaatatccattaggtacatataacgcgttatacatcaacaacaaaccgtgatactatcatcataatatatcgattaaaatattacaaattagaagttttaagtgcccacgaataatattatacaatcacaacaaaataactaaaatagttattctaggtttttatgtaatttcgtccaaatttgaacttaaaatgactatacaaataaactgtgcttgtgtattttttagattttttggtaaccgaattatctatttacatggaatcttgttttaaattttcaatccttagctataaaaactgaacattttataatttattaattacaatggttgataattttcgagattttgataaattctgtccaaatttgatctttaaatgcttataaaaaaaaactgtgcctatgtattttcaatatttttcaactgctattgtaaaaatatatcaggagtcttgtattaaatttttacactttttggcccaacagataaaactttattgatatttatagaaaaaaaaactaaaaaaattgaaaactgaaaatgcccgtaaacagctcaaaaagtgtcaaaatattttcaaaattgtatggtgtataggaaatgctaatataaacattcagtgaaattttcatgtatctacagttattcgtttttgaattacaagaaaataaggaaatcggtacatgagaaatcgagtgaatatctaatgttgtaaaaatatgaatttaaaacgctcataaaaatttaatttgactttcttgtagaaatttttttttttgataaagttagacaaacttatgaggaatcttgtattagattttaaaatcttagatttaaaaagaaaattttttatgaatttctaactcaaaataatttgcaaattttcgtgatttttccgtattttttcaagatttgaactttaaacgtgtataaaaaaaaactgtgactaaggatttttaatttttttcatctgcctttgaaacaataacctaggagccttctattaaattttcaagcttttttacccaacaaataaaattttattgatatttatagaaaaaaaatttaaaaaaactgaaaactgacaatgtccgtaaacagttcaaaaaaagtcaaattattttcaaaattgtattgtgtatagaaaatgcaaatataaacaaccagtgaaattttcatgcatctacggtcatttgttttagagttacaccaataaccaaaatcgattttgttaaaaatcgattttgcgtaaaaattcccgtttttccttaatttttcttttgtttttcacatcgcttttgaaaactactgggaaattaaaattttgacctccccaatgcaccaacgatattcactttcccatcgaacaagatactgaagtcgaaaatcgaagcattatttcgactacttatcgtgtacacagacacaaaaataaaaaaaaaaataaaaaaaataaaaaaaaaaataaaaaaaaaaacacacatcattgtaaaatcaatacattcatcgtttcactcagaatctaaaattgttcttacgcattgaaacaaaaataataaaaagaaagtaCAAAATAAAGAGAAACACtgataaaaaggtggataagtggatgtcgctctgctgtacagtaggttacaagtgggtcactgtaatggatggtgtaaaatttgaattcaatgatataatattattgtataagaaaaacgattctgagcgaaaacggtcagtcagcctatgatattaccaagtgtatttgatgatataataaacagctcaaaaagagtcaaaatatttttaaaattttatggtgtatagaaaatgctaatataaacattcagtcaaaatttcatgtccctacggtcatttgttttagagttgcatcaAAAACTACaatcaattttctcaaaaacagatttttcctaaaaattcccgtttttccttaatttttcttttgtttttcacgtcgcttttgggGACTTTTTACTGgggacaccatacacttagtgggccccctttcaactttaacttcaaaataattgtatcatttcatattaacgactttatattattgtataattttatactacacaaaaaatatacagagtGGTGGCTCTTGTGTCGTaagcggtttttttttaacaattatggatcgatgatatgGAATTTTGCTCAAacaaaaaagacgtgtttctttatttttaacaggcaatttttgtaacatttttaaaatttttaagcacgcagttgtaccaataataaaatcgactttattttttcaaatggtaaccactatatttttgatgattttagattctggtaaagctttttttctaaacattttgattgtcaaatgatcaattttggttcCTTAGGTTATTACGTATGGTCatataaaatttagtataatatgcattaatacttttaactgaaattCCTAaattacaagagctaaataagtttttcttataactacctttttgtatacttaaataattaaatcggtaatctaaaatgctcaaaaaaaaaaacataaataaaattgttgtcaaacatagttcattatttatagtaatttttcgtgatataaaattgagaacaattttattttataatttttaataataatttacctacctactatacctagtacctacctacttacataattattatttttaaagctgTATTGGACGagttaaagaaatatattttgtggatAAAGATGGGCCCCCAAAATCAATAGGCCCCGGGACCGTACCCCCCTTAATCCAGGCTTGCCAATAGtaataaaactttgtttttgattttgttattatattttgtctgtTTTAGGAGTTTTTCGTAATaacgttttttaaaaacgttttcaatCCCTGGTCTGATACATGATaaatagttgaaataatattgtgcttTTGTTCGTTCCCACCTGGAATACGGTGTAGTGATTTGGGACCTTTGGACTATACGTGACTCTTGCCAAATTCAGAGTGTACAGcgtaaatttttgaaatatgcaTCTTTTGCTCTACATATTGACTGCCTACCGCACGATTCTACACCAGTTCTagagaaattaaatataattaaatataattaaatatattaaaaataacacccACCCCCCCACCCCCCGTAAAATCGCCCCTGAATGGAACCCATCACTTCTAAACAATACTTTATTTgtatcaaaatgtttttattatatttaagtgctAGGTATGtgtattatcaaattattaattattaatgttgtattataatgtcAAGGGTCCGTcccgtaaattattataattataaataaataaataatgcttcaattttcaacttcagtatcttttctagTGGAAAGGTGAATCTATAGTTggcaaagctgggcaagttCGTCACATTGTTCaacaatttaaagttaagttactttaatataaaaagtaactaAGTTAGAATACATGTTAGTTTCAgaaatttaccaaatttttaACTTAGTTAGAAGTTAGTTTTGTGAAAATGGTAACTTAAGTTAaagtaaaagttaaaagttagtttttttgtttaaaatataaatttgaaaaaacacCGTTGGAGGGGGGTAAAgggcattaaaaaaatgtgtgcccAGGGCAGCAAATTTCTACGCCACTGTCCTAAACACCAGTTTGGATTTTGTGAAGCAAAATCTAAGTGTTATCTCACGAACCCCCCAAACTTTTTAACGAACCCCCAATTTAGAAGTGAAGCTTATTCACatggtaagtacctatagtctATCCAGTGAGAGAACACGCCGCGCACTGACCAAAAATGGTTCCCCCCGCAACACCCTGCCATATCGGAACCGGTTTCGATAGCAAGGTACCGTGGGGGGATACGCAGAATCGGCACGTCCTCTCGCTGGACAGAGTATATATGAGTTTGGATTCACTGTCAATGTGTCAccggtatacctactatataataatattcgcaGGACCGCTACTTATAAaactatttgtaaaataatttgaaattggtACCTAGTGTAAATTCAACGGTATTCCATTATTAAGTGCATCAATGGTACTGCAGCAGTGAATCACTAGGTATTTTCTTTCCTAATTCTGAACATTTTGCAACAATGGTGAAATTCAGTTGTTGAAAGAACTGTGGTTTGTAGGTTTGTTAAATAGACAGTGGCgtgtatagaaataatttttgcgGTGGGACAAATAGATAGCAACTAGTAAGTGATCTTGCACTTACAggatactatatatttaacagtttaTATAAAGGAATTTTTCGACTTCGGGGGCAGGGGCGCTGCAGCCAacgagccccccccccccccccattgaacCTGGTACAATGTATTTGCTctctatttttgttatttgtcatTATGTAACcatcaacaacaatttttataccACCTCCATTTGATAAAACAATTTCACAAATTTGTGCcatctacctaataatatttttaaaataattttgtacaaacCTATAACCGTATTGCACAGAACTATCAACCTACCGTCGCGTTTAAAGtcgtatatacaattatattgtctGCCTAgtagtatagtactatagtagtattacgtacctacagtaaaaatatgtaaattgagGGCAATTGAGGTATCAGACACATTGTGTTCAAATCtttctttgaaaatgtataactaaCAAGTAGAAGTAGAGATGAGCCGACATCTCAATATCGGCGGAATCGGATTTATCagaatcggttttttttttgaaactgatATTTGAAccgatacaaaaaaaaaccaaatcaatCAGCATAATAGcactgattataaatttataatcaattaaaaattacaaaatatttgtagtaTCGGGTATCGGTTTTAGCTGATATCGATTGGTAGTATACTAGTATTGGTTATCTTTTAATATCGGTACATGCCGAAAATGTTGGATATCGGTAAAAAATGGTATCGGCCCATCCCTACGTTAGTAATGAATTACAACCATCGAACCTTTTTTATAGACTATGTTCTATCATAAAGATACTTAGATATGTACGACCGTGATCATAActcttaattatatatatttttttcatattgagTCACAAATTATACACTGAGTACTGAATAGAAAACGAAGTTGAAAAGGTAAAAAACGGTCCGCTGgctatattttaaagaatattttgttatatatttataatactaggtACTAGCTGATTCCGTGCACTTTGTTTCCCGTTCAATATACCAACTctatttgatataaatttagttcaattcgttatttaatattcggtgtatagtgttcaaaaactaaaaatgttcactgaatTCCAAAATACTTGTGCCAGCACcactttataaaatttgaattttggaaGATGCTTTATTAGTGCATACTATTACATGGTGGTACGAAGGTACCATGGAAATTTTAAGCCTTAtgctttttgaataataatattataattaaaatcattatttggaATCACACATTATCAAGTTTTTTTCTgagcataaacatttttatgaacattcatagaaaaaacaaataaacagaaaaattagaaaaaacccTAACAAATCCAAAACAattctcaatattttaatagatattgtGATGATTTAAGTAATAATGGATTGTTCAAAATGtgaacttcaaacgttcataaaaaacaaaataatatattaaagcttAATTTTTCTTGATTTCCAGTAAACAAAAACTTATGTGAaatcttctattacattttcaagccttAGTTATacgaatttatattgtaatgcatttttaactacaaaatgatttgcaaattgttgattttgacgaatttcgtaaaaattttaaataataaaaattattttttgatattttttaattgatatcaGAAGGTACAACTTAAggatgttgtattatattttcaaattttttgacttacaaagaaaaatattattatacataaatcgataaaaaatgtatgaatgtcAACATTTGCAAATGTTTACATAAACAGTGCAAAAATGCCAAcctatttagaaaataatttttgcgactagatattgataatataactaaaaaatgcttatacggtataggtacaaatatttaacacatccattattatcaattatgacTCAATGTCTAGGGAGGTACGCTCAAAGAGCGTGATCCCCAgcttatatttagttttatgaatattattattttaataatatgcaacttattttgagtatttataatcatacatttattgtattctAATATAGTCACAAACAatttataggtagtaaaaaaggTAAATCaactaaaagttataataagaCAATAAGTTATAGGTGTGGGTAGGTTTAGttaagatataaatattactatattaggtaatatcaaacaaaaatattttaataaatttagttttacagTCTTAGAGTAAGAGAACCTcgttaaaaatataccaagtgctaaTTCCAATCCGCAACAACTTGCGGTTGCCcatctatttcaattatttcacaaagctatAGATACAGGCACTGATGCCGATTTATCCTTGAGCTGAGGTACTTACACTAAAACTAAGATACACCTATATAGCATATTAAGTATTATGGGATTTACTACAAAAAAACTGCACTCGGGGGAAGCCAGGATATTCAGCTAGTAGAATAATTACATCATTATATTCTAAGTTttctattagtttatatttggtACAAGCTACAAataacaaatgtacaatatattttaacttaggTACCTCTTATCTTATCTTAgctattaattttagttatggGTATACTTAATAGatttaggttattattattattttttttttagtaaaaagtaatttaccaaaaccttataaaatatgtttttttaagtttaagacAAGTAGTttaatacaactaaaatattgttatgatattttctattaagtaatacagtaaataattttaattaattaatttaaaataaattttaattattaatatttttttatactaaatacttatgtaacaacaaaaatacatcaattatatgatagtatacattttttaaaattaaaacttaaatcatACCTTATTctcacattaaaattaatttgtaccaGGTGCCTatacataaaaactatttacacaaatttaatttgaatgacTTTATTGAATATcactaaatttgttttaagtataaattatatagagccattatttcaaaacaaaaaaattatgactgtaCTGATACGGTTTGTAAGTTTGCAAATTTAAACGCTAGCTTcacataatgaatatttttataaattgcatatacagtgaaacctgtCTTAAAGCACACCTATTTATAACAGTCACCACACTCCAACGAACATGATGATAATATTCTGGTAAAAGATAGATATTCAAAAGGCAAAAGCCACTGTCAATAATGGATACTTTTGATGGACCCGTGACTATCCATTATATACAGGTTTCATTGTAACatcaaaatttcataaaaactgTCACTAACTGTacaatagaaaatagaaatctTAGGAACAGAATACAAGcacaattgtttttttcattcatattatatgtttgtgtatctacaaataaatacaaaaaagtttgattaaattaactataatacatGAAAGAATTGATAAAAAGATAatacaaaacttttaaattatcagCTTAATGATTTAGAGCATACTAGGTATGGTGTCTACACAAATTGATTTTAAGACTTGGTTAGGCTTATTgtcagttattttataaattttgttgcAATGagaacatttttacaatattatttatcataaaatctgatataggtatattattttaaaattatatttattattattatttacatattttagacATTCATTTTAGGTTATACTTAATAggaataataagtaaaaactttattttatagttgtatattgTCGCATTTCTACAGTGCTAAAATTGCCAAGAAGAAAATCTTTTGTAGAAATAGgtgaatgtattttaattagtcTAATATGACAGTTATTcccattttgatgattttttaaaactgctatttgtaataaatgggtttttaatgataaattacgGATATCTTTGATCTTTATTCTTATCCAACTATATGGTTCAAGCAGTTCAACTAACTCAACCTCttgtaaatcattaaaatttgtaCCTGCACGAATTGATATGATATTTGGTGTATAGCTTTCATCAAGTCTATGGTtaacatacatgtatatatcACTCACAATAGTTTTACGtctaaattgaatattaactaAATGTGGAAGTTGTCCGCATGACTGCCAGTATGTTTCTATATTTTCATCTCTTAATTGATTCACACCAAAacctaaacaaaaatataatgtttaatgattttgattttcaatgtagttaatttaatattatgtacctatattaatatataaatacgttatTAGTATCATAGTGAGTGAGACACGcactttgttattattttaagaaccattgatttaaatattattcaattccTCTGGGGCTATTTAGAcaaagacaaaatattttatttttggccaATTAAGCTTTAGGGGACATAGATGATTATCCATTAAGAGTAATAGAAGAGATTTTATATTGGGAGATTTGGGTGGGCTAGTGATGGATTGGAATTTTCTAAAATGAGTGTAGGGATTTTGAGGTTGttatcataggcgtgcgcagactttttCCACAGGGGGGGGGGGACCTTAAAAATGTCTGAACCAAAAATTCTTGTATTAATGACTACTTTTAAAAGGGGTGACTTCGGACATGTGGGGTAAATTTGTACACCATGTTtttttagttaggtatattaaaattttagaatacacgtttaataaaagttgaaaactgatactcctcgttaatatctattataacctccatagaaaataatacttattgatGACATAATGGTGTCATTGTGCATGTTATGaaggtaaatacaaaatattatattttt
This genomic window from Metopolophium dirhodum isolate CAU chromosome 1, ASM1992520v1, whole genome shotgun sequence contains:
- the LOC132937301 gene encoding anaphase-promoting complex subunit 10-like codes for the protein MSTSDDIGLFCLETIDPMRDVRAGLVREVGSLATWSVSSCKSGFGVNQLRDENIETYWQSCGQLPHLVNIQFRRKTIVSDIYMYVNHRLDESYTPNIISIRAGTNFNDLQEVELVELLEPYSWIRIKIKDIRNLSLKTHLLQIAVLKNHQNGNNCHIRLIKIHSPISTKDFLLGNFSTVEMRQYTTIK